In Tachysurus vachellii isolate PV-2020 chromosome 10, HZAU_Pvac_v1, whole genome shotgun sequence, the following proteins share a genomic window:
- the LOC132852486 gene encoding procathepsin L-like, whose translation MRVLIALTALMAVASAASISLEDLEFHSWKLKFGKSYKSVEEEARRKMTWLENRKLVLVHNMLADQGIMSYTLGMTYFADMDNKEYRQSVFKGCLGSFNKTKKHNAATFLRQAGGAVLPDSVDWTDKGYVTEVKDQKQCGSCWAFSATGSLEGQTFRKTGKLVSLSEQQLVDCSWKYGNMGCGGGLMDQAFDYIKDNKGIDTEDSFPYESTDGDCRFNPDTVGATCTGYVDITSEDENALQEAVATIGPVSVAIDAGHISFQLYVSGESYTYIINQSCVTNRSYRCFQNNTV comes from the exons ATGCGGGTTTTGATAGCTCTCACTGCTCTCATGGCTGTGGCCAGTGCAGCCAGCATCTCTTTGGAAGACCTGGAGTTTCATTCCTGGAAATTAAAATTTG GTAAGAGCTATAAATCTGTGGAGGAGGAGGCTCGGCGTAAGATGACTTGGCTAGAAAATCGCAAACTGGTTCTGGTACACAACATGCTGGCTGACCAGGGCATTATGAGCTACACACTTGGCATGACCTACTTTGCAGACAtg GATAATAAGGAGTACAGacagtctgtgtttaagggcTGCCTGGGATCCTTCAACAAGACCAAGAAACACAATGCAGCTACATTTCTCCGACAAGCAGGAGGAGCTGTTCTGCCAGATTCTGTGGACTGGACGGACAAGGGCTATGTGACTGAGGTTAAAGACCAGAAGCAGTGTGGTTCTTGCTGGGCCTTCAGTGCT ACAGGGTCACTGGAAGGTCAGACATTTAGGAAGACAGGGAAGCTGGTGTCACTGAGTG aACAGCAGTTAGTGGACTGCTCCTGGAAATATGGGAACATGGGATGCGGTGGTGGCTTGATGGACCAGGCTTTTGACTATATTAAGGACAACAAGGGAATTGACACAGAAGACTCCTTCCCTTATGAATCCACT GATGGGGACTGCAGGTTTAATCCAGACACTGTGGGAGCCACCTGCACAGGCTACGTGGATATAACCAGTGAAGATGAGAATGCTCTACAGGAAGCTGTGGCAACCATTGGACCCGTTTCCGTCGCTATAGATGCAGGCCACATATCCTTCCAGCTCTATGTATCTGGTGAGTCTTACACATACATTATAAACCAATCCTGTGTTACTAACCGCTCTTACAGATGCTTCCAGAATAATACGGTATGA